From the Verrucomicrobiia bacterium genome, the window CGCCATTGATCAGACCGTGGAGAGCTTCCTCAGTGACGCCCTGCAAATCAGCCCGCACGCAGTCGCCGTTCAACTGAGAGCCGAAGAGCTAGGCTATTTGTGAGCCCGTTCGGGGCCTAAATTAGCGCCAAAATGTGAGCACGAGCAGCAGGACGCCAACCGGTATGCCCAGTGGGGGTTTGATTACCTCAAATATGATTGGTGCAGTTACGGAGGGATTGTTCCTCATCCGGACCATGAGGGTTTCATGAAACCCTACCAGGTGATGCGCGCCGCCCTGGACCAGGCCCCGCGCGACATCATCTTCAGCCTGTGCCAGTATGGGATGGGCAACGTATGGGAATGGGGCGCGCAGGTGGGCGGCAATTGCTGGCGCACTACAGGCGATATCAGTGATACTTGGCACAGCATGGCCGGCATCGGCTTTGGCCAGGCCGGCCATGAGAAGTATGCGGGGCCGGGACATTGGAATGACCCCGATATGCTGGTGGTGGGTTACGTGGGCTGGAGCGCGCATCTGCGCCCCACCAGACTCACCCCCAACGAGCAATACACCCATATCAGCCTCTGGTGCCTGCTCTGCGCCCCGCTGCTCATTGGCTGTGATATGACGCAACTCGATGCGTTCACGGCCAGCCTGCTCACCAATGACGAAGTGTTGGATGTCAATCAGGACCCCCTCGGACGGCAGGCCGGGCGCGTCACGCAACTCGATGGACTCGAGGTTTGGGCAAAGGACATGGCAGACGGCTCGAAAGCCGTGGGCCTATTCAACCGAAGCGAGGATGAAGCGCCGGTGAGCGTCTCCTGGGCCGACCTTGGCCTCAGCGGGAAGCAGCGGGTGCGCGACCTTTGGCGTCAGAAAGACCTGGGTGCTTTTGATGGTCAGTTCCAGGCCACCGTCCCGCGGCATGGCGGGGTGCTGGTGAAGATCGAGCCGGCAAAATAGGCCTCTTGCTGTCACCAACGAGCAGCCTTATGCGGAGCGGAGGCCTCCTGGGCAAAGAAGGCTGGAGGCAAGAAGTTAAGCAAGGCCGATCCCCGTCGTTGGGACGGAGCGCACCGCGTAGCGGTGCACTGCCGGTAGCAGGATGCGCAAACATTCCTTCTCAACTGGGGAGTGGAAACCGCTAATGACGCAGTGACCCTCATCGCGCCATTTGGCCGCCTGGTCGTAGATTCGGAGAATTGCCTCCCCCGGACATCGAGCAGAGCAAAAGAGGGCGGTCGTGGGCTGGGAGAGGAGGTCGAGGTTGCCGAGGGTCTTAATCTCAGGCGGGGAATGGAGACCCAGACGCTGACGTAGCCGCTCCGGATAACCTGGGTCCTGGCGGTGGATGGTTCGCGGATTTCGTGTTGGGATTCTGTGACGGTGACACCCTGCTCATTTACCCAGGCCAGAGCGTCATTGTCATCGGCGGTCCGAACATAGACCTTGACGCCGGTGGTGGGTTTGACCCCACCGGCCCGCTCGGGCTGACCGTAATTGACAACGTATTATTTCCCCTTGAAACCCTTGGAAAATGGGGCTGAACCCGACCTTTGACCCTCTTCCCCTCCTTCTCCCGAAAATGGGCCAGACGCAAATCCAGCCCCAATCGGCACCCCTCTTGCGTTGAAGGTCAAGACGGCTGACGCCAGACAACCCGCACCCCCGCCGTTTGCTGAACGAACCGGCTGGCCTTTTGGATTAGGTGGCGGCGGCAGCGTGCCATAATACAAGGGCGGTAAACCAGATGGAAGCACCAAAGCCGGTTTTCCGAACCCAGCCCAAAGAATTCTCAAAATAATCTGTTCGGTTTTCTCTTCGGCGTCCATATATCAATGACATGATGAGCGATGACATGGCGTTGGTTCGGGAATATGCCCAAGGCAATTCCGAGCAGGCGTTTGCCACGCTGGTATCCCGGCACGTTAATCTGGTCTATTCGGTCGCCCTACGCCAAGTCCGGGACCCTCATCTGGCTGAGGAAATCACCCAAAGCGTTTTCATCATCTTGGCAGGGAAAGCGAAATCGCTCGGCCCAAAGACAATCTTCTCCGGCTGGCTCTGCCGCACGGCAAGAAACGTTTCTGCCGACACGCTGAAAATTCAACACCGCCGGCAATTCCGTGAGCAGGAGGCACACATGCAATCCATATTGAACGAACCAGAGCCCGGCGTATGGAACCAAATAGCGCCGTTGCTGGATGAGGCGCTGGGCTGTCTGGGGGAAAAGGAGCATGATGCCGTTGTGCTCCGATTTTTTGACGGGAAGGAACTGAAACAAGTCGGGGCGGCGATGGGAATAGGGGAGGACGCAGCCCGGATGCGGGTGAACCGCGGGCTGGAAAAACTGCGGGAGTTCTTCACCAAGAGGGGCGTGACCCTTTCAGCAACGGCCATAGCGGGAGCTATTGCCGTAAATTCCGTCCAAGCCGCACCGGCAGGACTGGCCGCCACCATAACCGCCGCAGCACTTTCTGGAACTACTATAACCACCGCGGCAGTAATCGCCGCCACGAAAGCTATTGCCATGACCACACTACAAAAAACTGTTATCGCCGCAGCGTTTGCTGTCGCCGCAGGCACAGGAATCTACGAAGCTCGCCAAGCGGCAAACGCCCGTGCGGAAATGCAAACGCTGCAGCAACGGCAAACTGAACAAGTGGAGCAGATGCAGCGCAACGCCGACGAAACAGCACGACAGCTTGCCTTGCTACGCGAGGAAAACGAACGATTGAACACTAGCGCAGGTGAGTTGCTCAAACTGCGCCGTGAGGTAACTCAGTTGAAGGCTGCAGCCACTCATGCGCAGAACGACACGACAGAATCGGCGATGAAATCTTGGCTGTCTCGCGTCAGCCAACTCAAGAAGCATCTGGAACAAATGCCGGACAAAGGAATTCCAGAATTTCAACTCCTTACAGAAACCGATTGGCTTGAGACAGTCCGTAACGTGAGTGTGGATACCGAAACCGAAGCTCGTCAGGCGCTAATGGCTTTGAGGAATCTCGCAAAAGAGAAAGTTGCTTCTGACATTTGGGAGGCCCTAAAGGGATACGTGAAGGCTAATGACGGAAAGTTCCCCGCTGAGGTTACTCAACTCAGGCCATATTTGGAAACGCCATTGGCCGATTCCATCTTGGAGCGCTATGCCGTGGTGAACGCGGCCGATGTAACTAACATGGGATTGACCAAAAGCGGAGCGGACTTGCTGATAGCAGAGAAGACCCCTGTAGATGTTGACTACGACACACGCTTCGTGATTGGGACGGTTGCTCGTGGCAGGTCAGATTATGACGCTGATATTTTGATTCCAGTTGTGAGAGCATTCCAAACTGCGAGCAGCGGGCGCCCACTTGCTAATCCGTCCGAATTGCTGCCCTATGCACAAACGCCGGAGCAACAACGGGCGTTACAGAAATGGATACAACGCTACCCCAGCCTGCCAAAGTAGCGCCGGTGGGGCTTTTCATTTCAGCAACCGGAGCAGTTGGTTCGAACCCCGCCCGATGATTTTGCCGTCCGCTGTCCTTGTGATGCTTGTATCGGATTCAAACCGCCCCAGAATGCGTCCCGTTTTGTCCCGAAGGATTTCGCGGTTGCCCGAACCTGTTTCGCGGTAGCCGATGATTTCGGATTTCCCGTTGCGAATGGTTTCTCTCATATCGTTTCAGGCGTTTTGGGTTTTCAGAATGTTGCGGACGGTGGCGGGATACCAATTTCCGCCGTTGCGGGTGGCAATCCCTCTACGGTTCAGGCAGTCACAAATCCCTTGGAGCGTCTGAACACCAGCCGATTTGATTTCCTGAATAATGGGGAACACCTTGGCGGCGAATTCGG encodes:
- a CDS encoding sigma-70 family RNA polymerase sigma factor; amino-acid sequence: MMSDDMALVREYAQGNSEQAFATLVSRHVNLVYSVALRQVRDPHLAEEITQSVFIILAGKAKSLGPKTIFSGWLCRTARNVSADTLKIQHRRQFREQEAHMQSILNEPEPGVWNQIAPLLDEALGCLGEKEHDAVVLRFFDGKELKQVGAAMGIGEDAARMRVNRGLEKLREFFTKRGVTLSATAIAGAIAVNSVQAAPAGLAATITAAALSGTTITTAAVIAATKAIAMTTLQKTVIAAAFAVAAGTGIYEARQAANARAEMQTLQQRQTEQVEQMQRNADETARQLALLREENERLNTSAGELLKLRREVTQLKAAATHAQNDTTESAMKSWLSRVSQLKKHLEQMPDKGIPEFQLLTETDWLETVRNVSVDTETEARQALMALRNLAKEKVASDIWEALKGYVKANDGKFPAEVTQLRPYLETPLADSILERYAVVNAADVTNMGLTKSGADLLIAEKTPVDVDYDTRFVIGTVARGRSDYDADILIPVVRAFQTASSGRPLANPSELLPYAQTPEQQRALQKWIQRYPSLPK
- a CDS encoding recombinase family protein, encoding MALERELISERTTKALAALKATRKQLGTPNPEKAVAAMAVANKTAKAEFAAKVFPIIQEIKSAGVQTLQGICDCLNRRGIATRNGGNWYPATVRNILKTQNA